In the Flagellimonas sp. HMM57 genome, one interval contains:
- a CDS encoding biopolymer transporter ExbD, translating to MPRRKGAPEVNAGSMADIAFLLLIFFLVTTTIETDAGLDRMLPPMEPPENPPIIKQKNIFTVNINKNGQLLVEDNLMQLTELRAAATAFLENGADGSCDYCKGRRDPASSDNPVKAIISLKNDRETKYSTYITVQNELVGAYNDLRNREAQRLFGQDFTKMESEYLNPETPKSVRDGLKDKVKRIQDMFPQKLSEAETSTN from the coding sequence ATGCCTAGAAGAAAAGGAGCACCAGAAGTGAATGCCGGTTCTATGGCAGACATAGCTTTTTTATTGCTTATCTTTTTCTTGGTAACCACTACCATAGAAACAGATGCTGGATTAGATCGTATGTTGCCACCAATGGAGCCGCCAGAGAATCCTCCTATCATTAAGCAGAAGAACATTTTTACGGTAAATATCAATAAAAATGGTCAGTTGTTGGTTGAGGACAATCTTATGCAATTAACAGAACTGAGAGCCGCCGCCACCGCTTTCTTGGAGAACGGTGCTGATGGATCTTGTGATTATTGTAAGGGGAGAAGAGATCCTGCTTCGTCGGATAATCCTGTGAAAGCCATTATATCGTTAAAAAACGACAGAGAAACCAAGTATAGTACATATATAACGGTACAAAACGAACTTGTTGGTGCATATAATGACTTGCGTAATAGAGAGGCGCAACGTCTGTTTGGCCAGGACTTTACTAAAATGGAGTCTGAGTATTTAAATCCAGAAACACCAAAGAGTGTTAGAGATGGTTTAAAAGATAAAGTCAAGCGGATTCAAGATATGTTTCCACAGAAGCTATCGGAAGCTGAAACATCAACTAATTAA
- a CDS encoding MotA/TolQ/ExbB proton channel family protein translates to MKKISSTLAIAGMFVMGTTTASAAVLQEEAAATASKGFTQVLKEQFIQGGPAFMGIVLLCLILGLAVAIERIIYLNLASTNSAKLRQQVEDALASGGVEAAKEVCRNTKGPVASIYYQGLDRSTEGLDAAEKAVVAYGGVQMGQLEKNVSWLSLFIAIAPMLGFMGTVIGMIQAFQKIAAVGNLSASLIAGDIQVALLTTVFGLITAIILQIFYNYIIAKIDSIVNDMEDSSIALIDMLAAHKK, encoded by the coding sequence ATGAAGAAAATATCCTCTACTCTGGCCATTGCCGGAATGTTTGTTATGGGAACGACAACTGCTTCTGCGGCTGTTTTACAAGAAGAAGCTGCAGCTACGGCCAGTAAAGGTTTCACCCAAGTATTAAAAGAACAGTTTATCCAAGGAGGTCCTGCCTTTATGGGTATTGTACTTTTATGTTTGATTTTGGGCTTGGCAGTTGCCATCGAAAGAATTATTTATCTAAACTTAGCAAGCACCAATTCCGCCAAGCTTAGACAACAAGTTGAAGATGCTTTGGCTTCTGGAGGTGTAGAAGCGGCGAAAGAAGTTTGTAGAAATACAAAAGGTCCTGTAGCCTCTATATATTATCAAGGACTAGACCGTTCAACAGAAGGTTTGGATGCCGCTGAAAAAGCTGTTGTTGCTTATGGTGGGGTTCAAATGGGCCAACTGGAGAAAAATGTATCTTGGTTGTCCCTGTTTATCGCCATTGCACCAATGCTTGGTTTCATGGGTACGGTAATTGGTATGATTCAGGCATTCCAGAAAATTGCAGCTGTTGGTAACTTGAGTGCCTCTTTAATCGCAGGGGATATCCAAGTAGCATTGTTAACAACTGTATTCGGTTTGATTACAGCGATTATCCTTCAAATTTTTTACAACTATATCATTGCAAAAATCGATAGTATCGTAAATGACATGGAAGATTCTTCCATAGCGCTAATAGATATGTTGGCAGCTCACAAAAAGTAA
- a CDS encoding asparaginase, with translation MQNQTNILLIYTGGTIGMVKDYETGALRAFDFEELMGNIPELNQLDCKITGISFDEPIDSSNMNPEYWVTIASMIEENYDVYDGFVILHGSDTMSYSASALSFMLENLGKPVIFTGSQLPIGDLRTDAKENLITSIQIAALKEKGKAVVQEVGLYFEYKLYRANRTTKINAEHFEAFASLNHPPLVESGVHLAINHNYLFKPYSNSRKKLKVHKNMDTNVAVLKLFPGLNLSVVTSTLKIPGLKALIFETYGAGNAPTDEWFLDELKKAVTNGLHVINVTQCSGGSVSMGHYKTSEKLKEMQLINGKDITTEAALTKAMYLLGSNVSGKLFKTIFETSLRGEMQ, from the coding sequence ATGCAAAACCAAACAAACATATTGCTCATTTACACCGGCGGAACTATAGGTATGGTGAAAGATTATGAGACTGGAGCCCTCAGAGCTTTCGATTTTGAAGAGCTTATGGGGAATATTCCAGAATTGAACCAATTGGATTGTAAGATAACGGGAATATCTTTCGATGAGCCCATAGATTCTTCCAACATGAACCCCGAGTATTGGGTGACCATAGCTTCGATGATAGAAGAAAACTACGATGTATATGATGGATTCGTGATATTACATGGCAGCGATACCATGAGCTACTCCGCTTCAGCACTCAGCTTTATGTTGGAGAACCTTGGCAAGCCTGTGATTTTTACAGGGTCACAGCTCCCCATTGGCGACTTAAGGACGGATGCAAAAGAAAACCTGATCACATCTATCCAAATAGCAGCTTTAAAAGAAAAGGGAAAAGCAGTTGTGCAAGAAGTAGGGCTGTATTTTGAATATAAGTTGTATCGGGCCAATAGAACGACAAAAATAAACGCGGAGCATTTTGAAGCGTTTGCTTCATTGAACCATCCACCGCTTGTAGAATCTGGTGTTCATTTAGCTATTAATCACAATTACCTTTTTAAACCCTATAGTAATTCAAGAAAGAAATTAAAGGTCCACAAAAATATGGATACCAATGTTGCTGTTCTTAAGTTGTTCCCGGGACTTAATCTCTCAGTCGTGACATCGACCTTAAAAATTCCAGGATTGAAAGCCTTGATTTTCGAAACCTATGGGGCGGGCAATGCCCCGACCGATGAATGGTTTTTAGATGAGTTAAAAAAAGCTGTCACAAATGGACTTCATGTTATTAACGTTACGCAATGCTCGGGAGGTAGTGTGTCAATGGGGCATTACAAGACAAGTGAAAAGCTAAAAGAAATGCAATTGATTAATGGAAAGGACATTACAACAGAGGCGGCTCTTACCAAGGCGATGTACCTGTTGGGCAGTAATGTTTCGGGAAAACTCTTTAAGACTATTTTTGAAACGTCACTTCGTGGTGAAATGCAGTAA
- a CDS encoding TatD family hydrolase has translation MIITDTHTHLYSEAFDEDRDDIMKKAIQAGVERFFIPAIDSTYTKAMLDLESDYPENIFLMMGLHPTHVKDNFKEELAHVEQQLENRKFYAVGEIGIDLYWDKTFLKQQQEAFIYQIRLAKRFRLPIVIHCRESFDEIFEILAQEKANDLYGIFHCFTGTLEQAHKAISYNMKLGIGGVATFKNGKIDQFLDKIDLKHIVLETDSPYLAPVPYRGKRNESSYILNVLEKLSIIYGKTKEEIAAITTENSKEVFSI, from the coding sequence ATGATTATAACCGATACACATACACATTTGTATAGTGAAGCTTTTGACGAGGATCGTGACGATATCATGAAAAAAGCCATTCAGGCAGGTGTTGAACGTTTTTTTATTCCGGCAATTGATTCAACATATACAAAAGCCATGTTGGATTTAGAATCTGATTATCCCGAAAATATTTTTCTGATGATGGGATTACATCCAACCCATGTGAAGGACAATTTTAAGGAAGAGTTGGCACATGTGGAACAGCAATTGGAAAATAGAAAATTTTATGCGGTTGGAGAAATAGGCATCGATTTATATTGGGACAAAACTTTTTTAAAACAGCAGCAAGAAGCATTTATCTATCAAATTAGATTGGCCAAAAGATTTCGATTGCCCATTGTGATACATTGCAGGGAATCCTTTGATGAAATATTTGAAATTTTAGCGCAAGAGAAAGCAAATGATCTATATGGTATTTTTCATTGCTTTACAGGAACATTGGAGCAAGCACATAAGGCAATATCTTATAATATGAAATTGGGCATAGGTGGTGTTGCTACTTTTAAAAATGGCAAGATTGACCAATTCTTGGACAAAATTGATTTAAAACATATCGTGCTCGAGACGGATTCACCCTATTTGGCACCAGTTCCATATAGAGGAAAAAGAAACGAAAGTTCCTACATTTTGAACGTTTTGGAAAAACTTTCTATAATTTATGGAAAAACCAAAGAGGAAATAGCTGCAATAACAACCGAAAATTCTAAAGAAGTGTTCAGTATTTAG
- a CDS encoding TIGR02281 family clan AA aspartic protease translates to MKSLQKFLKSKDYTRIPLSLTETNHFEIEAKINGVPGRFILDTGASNTCVGIDKIEFFKMVSEVSDIKAAGAGATEMETLVSTKNKIRIGEWKKSKQKIVLFDLIHVNHALTAHNVTPVDGIIGADILKEGKAVIDYNKECLFLKNR, encoded by the coding sequence ATGAAATCACTCCAGAAATTTCTTAAATCCAAAGATTATACTAGAATACCCTTATCGCTTACCGAGACCAATCATTTTGAAATTGAAGCTAAAATCAATGGGGTACCTGGACGGTTCATTTTAGATACCGGAGCTTCCAACACCTGTGTAGGCATAGACAAAATCGAATTCTTTAAAATGGTTTCCGAAGTATCGGACATTAAGGCAGCAGGAGCAGGAGCCACAGAAATGGAAACCCTGGTTTCCACCAAGAACAAAATTAGAATTGGGGAGTGGAAAAAAAGCAAGCAAAAAATAGTATTGTTTGATTTGATACACGTAAACCATGCGTTAACCGCACACAATGTAACGCCAGTGGATGGCATCATAGGTGCCGATATTCTTAAAGAAGGTAAAGCGGTTATTGATTATAACAAGGAATGTCTGTTTTTAAAAAACAGATGA
- the odhB gene encoding 2-oxoglutarate dehydrogenase complex dihydrolipoyllysine-residue succinyltransferase, translating into MVLEMKVPSPGESITEVEIAEWLVQDGDYVEKDQAIAEVDSDKATLELPAEESGVITLKAEEGDAVAVGEVVCLIDTSAEKPEGNDAPAAEEKPEKQEEPKTVDSKETSPQKKEVERTKTYASGTPSPAAKKILDEKGIAPASVSGSGRDGRITKEDAVKAVPSMGTPTGGNRGESRSKLSMLRRKVAERLVSAKNETAMLTTFNEVDMSPIFELRKEYKETFKEKHGVSLGFMSFFTKAVVRALELYPAVNSMIDGKEMISYDFCDISIAVSGPKGLMVPVIRNAENLSFRGVEAEVKRLAIRAREGEITVDEMTGGTFTITNGGVFGSMLSTPIINPPQSAILGMHNIVERPIVKDSLIAIAPIMYVALSYDHRIIDGKESVGFLVAVKEALESPEELLMDGDVKKALEL; encoded by the coding sequence ATGGTTTTAGAAATGAAAGTTCCCTCGCCTGGGGAATCCATCACAGAAGTGGAAATTGCAGAATGGTTGGTTCAAGATGGAGATTATGTTGAGAAAGACCAAGCAATCGCTGAGGTAGATTCGGATAAGGCGACGTTAGAACTCCCAGCGGAGGAAAGCGGGGTCATTACCTTAAAAGCTGAAGAGGGAGACGCCGTTGCAGTAGGGGAGGTGGTTTGTTTAATTGATACCAGTGCAGAAAAACCAGAGGGTAACGATGCGCCGGCAGCAGAGGAAAAACCTGAAAAACAAGAAGAGCCCAAAACAGTTGATTCTAAAGAAACCTCTCCTCAGAAGAAGGAGGTAGAACGGACCAAAACATATGCGTCTGGCACCCCATCACCAGCAGCAAAGAAAATCCTTGATGAAAAGGGTATAGCGCCCGCTTCTGTTTCAGGTTCAGGAAGAGATGGTCGTATCACCAAAGAAGATGCAGTAAAAGCCGTTCCTTCCATGGGAACTCCCACGGGCGGCAATAGAGGCGAATCACGCTCCAAACTCTCTATGTTGCGACGTAAAGTTGCTGAGCGTTTGGTGTCAGCTAAAAATGAAACCGCAATGTTGACCACTTTTAACGAAGTGGATATGTCGCCCATTTTTGAGCTTCGGAAAGAATACAAGGAAACCTTCAAGGAAAAACATGGGGTGAGTTTAGGCTTTATGTCCTTTTTTACAAAAGCTGTAGTTAGGGCTTTGGAGCTGTATCCGGCTGTAAACTCTATGATCGATGGCAAGGAGATGATATCTTATGACTTTTGTGATATCAGTATAGCTGTTTCAGGTCCAAAAGGACTTATGGTTCCGGTAATCAGAAATGCTGAAAATCTAAGTTTCAGAGGAGTAGAAGCTGAAGTGAAACGATTGGCCATTCGTGCACGGGAAGGTGAGATTACCGTGGATGAGATGACCGGCGGTACATTTACCATCACTAATGGTGGCGTATTTGGTTCCATGCTGTCGACACCAATAATCAATCCGCCACAAAGCGCCATTTTAGGAATGCACAATATTGTTGAAAGACCAATTGTTAAGGATAGTCTTATTGCAATTGCTCCAATAATGTACGTTGCGCTTTCTTATGACCATAGAATAATAGATGGTAAGGAATCCGTAGGGTTTTTGGTAGCGGTTAAAGAAGCTTTGGAAAGCCCGGAAGAATTATTAATGGATGGCGATGTGAAGAAAGCATTAGAGCTTTAA
- a CDS encoding 2-oxoglutarate dehydrogenase E1 component yields MDKYSFLNAAHTSFFAELYDKYQTSPDSLEPSWRAFFQGFDFGQEGSLEELGIESENGGKVVLSNGREIEMPETLQKEFEVIRLINGYRSRGHLFTQTNPVRERRKYEPTLEISNFGLSEADLDTVFDAGKIIGIGSSSLKEIVSHLERIYCDAIGVEYMYIRTPERIQWIQNRLNINDNHPTFSPDEKKNILRKLNEAVSFESFLHTKYVGQKRFSLEGGESLIPALDVIIEKAADAGVKQFVMGMAHRGRLSVLTNIFGKSPKDIFSEFDGKDYEETIFDGDVKYHLGWTSRRETDSGKVVNMNIAPNPSHLETVNSIVEGITRAKQDSDHQENISEVLPILVHGDAAFAGQGIVYEIIQMARLEGYHTGGTIHIIVNNQIGFTTNYLDARSSTYCTDVGKVTLSPVLHVNADDAEAVVHASIFALEYRMRFKRDIFLDLLGYRKYGHNEGDEPKFTQPLLYKLISKHKNPRDIYAEKLIEQGIIDKDYVKQLEAEYKKNLEEDLLDSRKVEKTRITPFMKDEWEGFSQKTEDAMLSPIDTSYELSKLDEVAKSITALPKEKKFLRKLERLVGARNKMYFEDNQLDWAMGELLAYASLIEEGYDVRMTGQDVERGTFSHRHAVIKTEMHEEEVTLLNALGKNQNGKFHIYNSLLSEYAVMGFDYGYAMASPKTLTIWEAQFGDFSNGAQIIIDQYLSSAEDKWKLQNGLVLLLPHGYEGQGAEHSSARMERYLQLCAKDNMYMADVTTPANMFHLLRRQMKADFRKPLVVFTPKSLLRHPKVLSTKEEMANGSFQPLIDDEKAAVSKIKTLVFCTGKFYYDLLDKKEKEKRDDVALVRLEQLFPLPTKEIQSVLKKYKNAGDVVWAQEEPRNMGAWGHLLMHFDEAKQFRVASRRFYGAPAAGSAVRSQRRHAQVIDYVFDKTKDNMKLR; encoded by the coding sequence ATGGATAAATATTCTTTTTTAAATGCTGCGCATACTTCATTTTTTGCGGAGCTGTATGATAAATATCAAACGAGTCCCGATAGTCTTGAGCCCAGTTGGAGGGCTTTTTTTCAAGGTTTTGATTTTGGTCAGGAAGGTTCTTTGGAAGAGCTTGGTATCGAATCTGAAAATGGAGGAAAGGTTGTTCTTTCCAATGGAAGGGAAATCGAAATGCCCGAGACCCTTCAAAAGGAGTTTGAGGTTATTCGACTAATAAATGGATATCGCTCTCGTGGGCACCTGTTCACACAAACAAATCCGGTAAGAGAGCGTAGGAAATACGAACCTACTTTGGAAATATCCAATTTTGGTTTGTCCGAAGCGGATTTGGATACCGTATTTGATGCAGGGAAAATTATTGGGATAGGTTCCAGTTCCTTAAAGGAGATTGTTTCCCATTTAGAACGTATTTATTGTGATGCCATAGGGGTCGAATATATGTACATACGTACCCCAGAGCGTATTCAGTGGATTCAAAATCGTTTAAATATCAACGATAATCACCCAACTTTTTCACCGGATGAAAAGAAAAATATCTTACGAAAGCTAAACGAAGCCGTTTCTTTTGAAAGCTTTTTGCACACAAAATACGTAGGACAAAAACGTTTTTCGTTGGAAGGAGGGGAATCGCTCATTCCAGCTTTGGACGTAATCATTGAAAAGGCTGCAGATGCCGGGGTGAAGCAGTTTGTCATGGGAATGGCGCACCGTGGTAGGTTAAGCGTGCTTACCAATATTTTTGGTAAATCACCAAAGGATATCTTCAGCGAGTTTGATGGAAAGGATTATGAAGAAACCATTTTTGATGGGGATGTAAAATATCACTTGGGTTGGACTTCCAGACGTGAGACCGATTCAGGGAAGGTGGTAAACATGAACATTGCTCCAAATCCTTCGCACTTAGAAACGGTCAATTCGATTGTGGAAGGTATAACAAGGGCAAAACAAGATAGTGATCATCAAGAAAATATCTCAGAGGTACTGCCCATATTGGTGCATGGCGATGCAGCTTTTGCAGGCCAGGGCATTGTTTACGAGATTATACAGATGGCCCGTTTGGAAGGATACCATACCGGTGGAACTATTCATATAATAGTTAACAATCAAATAGGGTTTACTACCAATTACCTGGACGCTAGATCATCCACATATTGTACCGATGTTGGGAAGGTTACGCTCTCGCCGGTACTTCATGTAAATGCAGATGATGCAGAGGCCGTAGTACATGCTTCCATTTTTGCCTTGGAGTATAGGATGCGCTTTAAAAGGGATATTTTTCTTGACTTGTTGGGCTATCGCAAATACGGACATAATGAAGGAGATGAACCTAAATTTACCCAACCACTGCTCTATAAGTTAATATCCAAGCATAAAAATCCAAGGGATATCTATGCTGAAAAGCTGATTGAACAGGGGATTATAGATAAAGACTACGTAAAGCAACTAGAAGCGGAGTACAAGAAGAATCTCGAAGAAGATTTGCTTGATTCGCGCAAAGTGGAAAAAACTAGGATCACCCCATTTATGAAGGATGAATGGGAAGGGTTTAGCCAAAAGACGGAAGATGCTATGCTCAGTCCTATAGATACATCCTATGAACTTTCAAAACTGGATGAGGTTGCCAAAAGCATTACAGCTCTACCCAAGGAAAAGAAATTCCTTAGAAAGTTGGAACGACTGGTAGGGGCCAGGAATAAAATGTATTTTGAAGATAATCAGTTGGACTGGGCCATGGGGGAACTCTTGGCTTATGCTTCATTGATAGAGGAGGGATATGATGTTAGGATGACAGGACAAGATGTGGAACGTGGAACTTTCTCACATCGCCATGCGGTCATCAAAACTGAAATGCACGAAGAAGAGGTTACGCTATTAAATGCTTTGGGTAAAAATCAAAATGGAAAATTCCACATCTACAATTCGCTTTTATCCGAATATGCCGTAATGGGCTTTGACTACGGATACGCAATGGCGAGTCCAAAAACGCTGACCATATGGGAAGCACAATTTGGTGATTTTAGTAACGGAGCGCAAATTATCATTGACCAATATCTCTCTTCCGCAGAGGATAAGTGGAAATTACAGAACGGACTTGTGCTGTTATTGCCTCATGGTTATGAGGGCCAGGGTGCTGAACACTCTTCGGCGCGTATGGAACGTTATCTTCAATTATGTGCAAAGGATAATATGTACATGGCAGATGTGACCACACCTGCAAACATGTTCCATTTGTTACGTAGGCAAATGAAAGCCGATTTTAGAAAGCCACTTGTCGTTTTTACACCGAAAAGTTTGCTAAGGCATCCCAAAGTATTGTCAACAAAAGAAGAGATGGCAAACGGAAGTTTTCAGCCATTGATCGATGATGAAAAAGCGGCTGTTTCAAAAATTAAAACGTTGGTTTTCTGTACGGGTAAGTTTTATTATGACCTACTGGATAAAAAAGAAAAGGAAAAACGAGACGATGTGGCCTTGGTACGTTTGGAACAATTGTTCCCGCTACCGACCAAAGAAATACAAAGTGTCCTAAAAAAATATAAAAATGCGGGTGATGTGGTTTGGGCACAGGAAGAACCCAGAAATATGGGGGCTTGGGGCCATCTATTAATGCATTTTGATGAAGCAAAACAATTTAGAGTGGCTTCCAGAAGATTTTATGGTGCTCCAGCGGCTGGTAGTGCGGTGAGATCCCAAAGAAGGCACGCCCAAGTAATAGATTACGTCTTTGATAAGACCAAGGACAACATGAAATTAAGATAA
- a CDS encoding amidohydrolase family protein — MKKNLFVSFFLFTSFLFAQETYLHCGSIVDVKSGKILSEKTIVISGKNIKSIENGYRNGNAGDKVIDLKNKTVLPGFIDMHVHIESQSSPQSYIERFTLNDADVAFQSTVYAKSTLMAGFTTVRDLGGTGVNIALRKAISKGTVIGPRIFTAGKAIASTGGHADPTNGMKGSDMGDPGPKDGVVNSPEDGKKAVRQRYKNGSDVIKITATGGVLSVAKSGQNPQFTIEEIKAITDTAKDYGMLTAAHAHGDEGMQRAVKGGIKTIEHGTLMSEETMDLMIQYNSFLVPTITAGKQVTEKAKIPGYFPEVVAKKASDIGPKIQGMFRKAYKKGVPIAFGTDAGVFPHGENAREFGYMVEAGMPLMKAIESATITNAELLGMGDTLGQLKEGFLADIIAVDENPEQNVKTLENVVFVMKEGQVYKSE, encoded by the coding sequence ATGAAGAAAAATCTTTTTGTATCATTTTTCCTTTTTACTTCTTTCCTGTTTGCACAAGAAACGTATTTACACTGTGGCAGTATTGTAGATGTAAAATCCGGTAAAATCCTATCAGAAAAAACAATAGTGATCTCTGGAAAGAATATAAAATCAATTGAAAATGGATATAGGAACGGAAATGCTGGAGATAAGGTCATTGATTTGAAAAACAAGACTGTGCTGCCCGGTTTCATTGATATGCATGTCCATATCGAGAGTCAATCAAGCCCACAGTCTTACATCGAGAGATTTACTTTAAATGATGCGGATGTAGCCTTCCAATCTACGGTATATGCAAAAAGTACACTGATGGCAGGATTTACTACCGTGCGCGATTTAGGGGGAACTGGTGTGAATATAGCGTTAAGAAAAGCGATTAGTAAGGGAACGGTGATTGGCCCAAGAATATTTACTGCTGGAAAAGCGATTGCATCAACAGGGGGACATGCCGACCCTACAAATGGAATGAAAGGTTCGGATATGGGAGACCCCGGACCAAAAGATGGTGTGGTGAATTCCCCCGAAGATGGAAAAAAAGCAGTAAGACAGCGCTACAAAAATGGTTCGGATGTTATTAAGATTACAGCTACGGGTGGAGTATTGAGTGTGGCAAAGAGTGGTCAAAACCCTCAGTTTACCATTGAAGAGATAAAGGCAATCACAGATACCGCAAAAGACTACGGGATGTTGACCGCCGCTCATGCGCACGGTGACGAAGGGATGCAACGTGCCGTGAAAGGAGGAATAAAAACAATTGAGCACGGTACATTGATGAGTGAAGAAACCATGGACTTAATGATTCAGTACAATTCTTTTTTGGTTCCAACGATTACAGCAGGAAAGCAGGTAACGGAAAAAGCCAAAATTCCTGGTTATTTTCCTGAAGTTGTTGCGAAAAAAGCAAGCGATATTGGCCCTAAAATACAAGGGATGTTTCGTAAGGCGTACAAAAAAGGAGTGCCTATCGCTTTTGGCACAGATGCAGGGGTGTTCCCACATGGTGAAAATGCAAGGGAATTTGGTTATATGGTCGAAGCTGGAATGCCTCTTATGAAAGCAATCGAATCCGCAACGATTACCAATGCAGAACTTTTAGGAATGGGGGATACTTTAGGACAGCTAAAGGAAGGTTTTTTGGCCGATATCATTGCTGTGGATGAAAATCCCGAGCAGAACGTCAAAACCTTGGAAAATGTTGTCTTTGTTATGAAAGAAGGACAAGTATACAAATCGGAATAA
- the galE gene encoding UDP-glucose 4-epimerase GalE, which yields MKILVTGGLGFIGSHTVVELQKKGFEVVIIDNLSNADEKVLDGIEAITGKKPIFEKMDLREKPKVEAFFAKHNDIDGIIHFAASKAVGESVEKPLLYYENNLGVLVYILQELVKKERASFIFSSSCTVYGQADTMPITESAPVKPAESPYGNTKQVGEEIISDTCKVNPQLNAIALRYFNPTGAHPSVEIGELPIGVPQNLIPFITQTGIGLREQLSVFGDDYPTEDGTCVRDYIHVVDLAKAHVEALQRLLDQKNDSNYEVFNLGTGKGSSVLEVIQSFERVSGKKLNYKIVDRRPGDVIQAYADTKKANEVLGWKATSSLDDSLKSAWDWEQKIRS from the coding sequence ATGAAAATACTTGTAACCGGAGGATTGGGATTTATAGGTTCCCATACCGTAGTCGAACTTCAAAAAAAAGGTTTTGAAGTCGTAATTATAGATAACCTTTCCAATGCTGATGAAAAAGTTTTGGATGGTATTGAAGCCATAACCGGAAAGAAACCCATTTTTGAGAAAATGGATTTACGGGAAAAACCCAAAGTTGAAGCATTCTTTGCAAAACATAATGATATTGATGGGATAATTCACTTTGCAGCCTCAAAGGCAGTTGGTGAAAGTGTGGAGAAGCCTTTGTTGTATTACGAAAACAATCTTGGCGTATTGGTTTACATTTTGCAAGAGCTTGTTAAAAAAGAAAGAGCCAGTTTTATTTTTAGTTCATCCTGTACGGTTTATGGACAGGCGGATACTATGCCAATAACAGAAAGCGCACCGGTAAAACCAGCTGAATCGCCCTATGGGAACACAAAACAAGTAGGTGAAGAAATAATAAGCGATACGTGCAAGGTGAATCCACAATTGAATGCAATAGCACTTCGTTATTTTAACCCTACAGGGGCTCATCCATCAGTCGAAATAGGTGAATTGCCCATAGGCGTTCCACAAAACCTCATTCCTTTTATAACGCAAACAGGCATAGGTCTACGTGAGCAACTTTCGGTTTTTGGAGATGATTACCCAACCGAAGATGGTACCTGTGTCAGGGATTATATCCATGTCGTTGATTTGGCCAAAGCCCATGTTGAGGCATTACAGCGCTTACTGGACCAAAAGAATGATTCAAATTACGAAGTTTTTAATCTAGGGACAGGTAAAGGAAGTTCGGTTCTCGAAGTGATTCAGAGTTTTGAGCGGGTTTCTGGAAAAAAACTGAACTACAAAATAGTGGATAGAAGACCTGGAGATGTAATTCAGGCATATGCCGATACAAAAAAAGCCAATGAAGTCCTTGGCTGGAAAGCAACCTCTTCTCTAGATGACTCCCTAAAATCTGCATGGGATTGGGAGCAAAAGATTAGAAGTTGA